The Marinilongibacter aquaticus genome has a window encoding:
- a CDS encoding lysylphosphatidylglycerol synthase transmembrane domain-containing protein, whose translation MKPGQIIKFLISAGITLLLLWFVLKGINLDKLWENIKEANYFWVLLAGFMALVAHWSRAYRWKLMLQPMGYDPSAFRSTLAVLIGYLTNLLLPRAGELARSASLKDLEKVPFEKSFGAVVAERIIDLLVLALLIMLNLALEFDRLKGFFIELLGEKLSNPVLLLSVLAGGLLLAILCVRWIKKNDEKLSQNNLYNKAKSLFLGLWEGFTSIRNLKKPRAFIAHTLLIWTMYYLMTWFLCFSMPQTAGLGPLAGLTMLVMGTIGMAAPTVGGIGSYHFLVGKIVELYGLNAQDGITLATFMHTMQGILFVVLFGLTALLISFFIRRKGQSS comes from the coding sequence ATGAAACCGGGTCAAATAATCAAGTTTCTTATTTCCGCGGGCATCACATTGCTCCTGCTTTGGTTTGTCCTGAAGGGAATCAATCTCGACAAACTCTGGGAAAACATAAAAGAGGCCAATTATTTCTGGGTTTTGTTGGCCGGATTCATGGCTTTGGTGGCCCATTGGAGTAGAGCTTACCGCTGGAAACTGATGTTGCAGCCCATGGGCTACGATCCTTCGGCTTTTCGAAGCACTTTGGCCGTATTGATCGGTTACCTGACCAACTTGTTGCTTCCCCGAGCCGGAGAACTCGCTCGCTCGGCCAGCTTGAAAGATTTGGAAAAAGTGCCTTTCGAAAAATCTTTTGGTGCCGTGGTGGCCGAACGCATCATCGACCTCTTGGTTTTGGCCTTGTTGATTATGCTGAATCTAGCCTTGGAATTCGATCGCCTAAAAGGCTTTTTCATCGAGCTTCTGGGCGAAAAATTATCCAATCCTGTGTTGCTTCTATCAGTGCTTGCAGGCGGGCTGCTCTTGGCTATTTTGTGTGTGCGTTGGATCAAAAAAAACGATGAAAAATTGAGCCAAAACAATCTATACAACAAAGCAAAATCTTTATTTCTAGGTCTTTGGGAGGGATTCACTTCCATTCGAAATTTAAAAAAGCCCAGAGCTTTTATTGCCCACACCTTGCTCATCTGGACCATGTATTATCTCATGACCTGGTTTCTTTGCTTTTCAATGCCACAAACGGCAGGTCTTGGCCCATTGGCCGGGCTTACCATGCTTGTAATGGGTACAATTGGCATGGCCGCACCTACGGTGGGAGGAATCGGCAGCTATCATTTTTTGGTGGGCAAAATAGTGGAATTGTATGGCCTCAATGCCCAAGACGGCATTACTTTGGCCACTTTCATGCACACCATGCAGGGCATTCTGTTCGTTGTGCTATTTGGTCTCACAGCTCTTTTGATTTCCTTTTTTATCCGAAGAAAAGGCCAGTCGTCCTGA
- a CDS encoding zinc metallopeptidase, whose translation MIMLISLVFMGISWIVSSRLKSKFKEYSRVGLHNGLSGAEIARKMLNDNGIYDVKITQVDGQLTDHYNPQNKTVNLSSDVYHGRSAASAAVAAHECGHAVQHATAYAALRMRSAMVPAVSFASRVMGMLNMFLFMGGFYMITQGSAFGNMLLLVLIGVNGALAAFSLITLPVEFDASNRALKWMEQRNVVSQPEHAMAKDALKWAALTYVVGALAAVANLAYYVMIFLGRRD comes from the coding sequence ATGATCATGTTGATAAGTTTGGTTTTCATGGGGATAAGCTGGATTGTCTCCAGTCGATTGAAAAGCAAATTCAAAGAATATTCACGTGTGGGCTTGCACAATGGCCTCAGTGGTGCCGAAATAGCCCGTAAAATGCTCAACGACAACGGCATTTATGATGTCAAGATCACGCAAGTTGATGGACAATTGACAGACCATTACAATCCGCAAAACAAAACCGTAAACTTGAGTTCGGATGTCTATCACGGTCGCAGTGCGGCCTCAGCTGCCGTAGCGGCTCACGAATGCGGCCATGCCGTACAGCATGCCACCGCTTATGCCGCTCTAAGGATGCGTTCGGCCATGGTACCTGCTGTGAGTTTCGCTTCACGCGTAATGGGCATGCTCAACATGTTTTTGTTCATGGGTGGATTTTATATGATCACGCAAGGCTCGGCTTTTGGCAATATGCTTTTGCTGGTCTTGATTGGAGTAAACGGAGCCTTGGCTGCATTTTCTTTGATCACATTGCCTGTGGAATTCGACGCCAGCAATCGGGCCTTGAAATGGATGGAACAAAGAAACGTGGTGAGCCAGCCTGAGCACGCCATGGCCAAAGATGCCTTGAAATGGGCTGCTCTAACCTATGTGGTAGGGGCTTTGGCTGCGGTAGCCAACTTGGCTTATTATGTGATGATATTTTTGGGTAGAAGAGATTAA
- a CDS encoding ThuA domain-containing protein, which produces MKKTFTLLLFLLFVHGLFAQTGKINVLVFSKTAAFRHPSIEKGKEALGQMAKEKGFAVSFSEDAAVFKEPNLKKFNVVLFLNTTGDILNDTQQSAFERYIQAGGGYVGVHAATDTEYDWPWYNGLAGAWFLDHPMNPSNVQKGRFYVTKRNAFTKGMPDEFEREDEFYSFRNISPDIDVLVKIDESSYIGGKNGDDHPISWYHEFDGGRAFYTAMGHTDETYDEPLFLNHLWEGIKYAAGGENPKAVDFSKARPEENRFTKVVLEEKLDEPMELTLLDKDRILFIQRKGEVRLYNVKSKELKTIAKIPVSNMYVNKEGKESMGEDGLLGLNKDPHFAENHWIYLYYSTPEASRNILTRYEMRGDELLLDSKKILLEIPTQREECCHTGGSIAWDKAGNLYLSTGDNTNPHGSDGYSPSDERPGRSAWDAQKSSANTNDLRGKILRIKPQADGSYTIPEGNLFPKGTPKTRPEIYTMGHRNPFRIAVDQHTGYLYWGEVGPDASKPDSTRGPAGHDEVGQARKAGNFGWPHFVGDNKAYNKYDFANEVSHEKWDVAAPTNNSPNNTGLNVLPPAQEAFIWYPYSESKEFPLVGSGGRNAMAGPVFYSADFKGAERPFPNYYNGKFFEYDWMRGWIMAVSMNEQGDFKSMERFMPSYKFSNPMDMEFAENGDLYMLEYGSGWFTANDDARLIRIEFNAGNRKPQIQLSASEMGGQAPFRLTLSSEGTTDPDGDPLKYTWTVSSSNGYKKTFNTATTELTLDKVGTYKALLSVDDGNGGSNAQALELIVGNAPPKLTVEMPEGNKSFFAANKNFQYKINVSDPEDGQLGAGINPEEVAVSIDYLPEGYDKVQIAQGHRSADANAAFAKGRSLIADSDCMACHSKEKKSIGPSYRDVSEKYKKDDTALERLTKKVISGGSGVWGETAMAGHPQLSTEEAAEMVKYILNVSKEVPQGKTLPTEGVYMAKIKADDKGQGVYIVRAAYTDHGAKGVPSLRSEQACVLRNTKLDVHAFDAYDEINKLSFGGNNLAIPSKTGSFMLLKQVDLNAVQAIQVAATAPKPQLNAIGGKVEVRLGSPKGTLIGTSEMLSPSDKMDFTPSILQIPLRVPQSVKPELQDVYLVFSNPDGGTGSLMVVMGVEFVLASNGSADAAQVQEGKATDYFVGQWQTTFLDTPNGDAELLLDLQREGESLVGTITPQNADGKAEGVQLDKVEENGQSITIYFKMMGYDLNATLEKVDEANMSGKLMNMFEVVAKRASNDPFVGKWDTQFLDTPNGDAELLMELVRENGDLKGTMTPKTGGTEAIILDKIEEGTGHLTLYFEAQGYNLEVQLDQVDEDHLQGTLMGQFEVKASRAE; this is translated from the coding sequence ATGAAAAAAACATTTACACTCTTACTTTTCCTGCTCTTTGTGCATGGGCTCTTTGCACAGACTGGGAAAATAAACGTGCTGGTTTTCAGTAAGACAGCGGCTTTTCGACATCCTTCGATAGAGAAGGGTAAGGAGGCTTTGGGCCAGATGGCCAAAGAAAAAGGCTTTGCCGTGTCATTTTCTGAAGACGCAGCCGTATTCAAGGAGCCCAATCTCAAGAAATTCAATGTGGTCTTGTTTCTCAATACCACAGGAGATATCCTGAACGATACACAGCAAAGTGCTTTCGAAAGGTATATTCAGGCTGGCGGCGGCTATGTTGGCGTGCATGCGGCTACCGATACAGAATACGATTGGCCTTGGTACAATGGCTTGGCCGGAGCTTGGTTTTTGGATCATCCCATGAACCCGAGCAACGTGCAGAAAGGACGGTTTTACGTGACCAAACGCAATGCTTTCACGAAGGGCATGCCCGATGAGTTTGAACGTGAGGACGAATTTTACAGCTTCCGCAACATTTCTCCCGATATCGATGTGCTCGTCAAAATTGACGAGAGTTCGTATATAGGTGGTAAAAACGGTGACGATCATCCCATCAGTTGGTATCATGAATTCGATGGCGGGCGTGCATTTTACACGGCCATGGGACATACCGACGAAACGTATGATGAGCCTTTGTTTTTGAATCACCTGTGGGAAGGAATAAAATATGCTGCCGGTGGGGAGAACCCCAAAGCGGTAGATTTTTCGAAGGCCAGACCTGAAGAGAACCGTTTTACGAAAGTGGTTTTGGAAGAAAAGTTGGATGAGCCAATGGAATTGACCTTGCTCGACAAAGACCGCATTCTCTTTATTCAGCGGAAAGGGGAGGTGCGATTGTACAATGTGAAGAGCAAAGAGCTGAAAACCATTGCGAAAATTCCTGTGAGCAATATGTATGTGAACAAAGAAGGGAAGGAATCGATGGGGGAAGATGGGCTTTTGGGTTTGAACAAAGACCCGCACTTTGCCGAAAACCATTGGATCTATTTGTATTATTCTACTCCCGAGGCTTCGAGGAATATTTTGACACGGTACGAAATGCGAGGCGACGAACTGCTTTTGGACTCCAAGAAAATATTGCTCGAAATTCCTACTCAACGTGAAGAATGTTGCCATACCGGAGGCTCGATAGCATGGGATAAAGCAGGGAACTTGTATTTGTCGACTGGAGACAATACCAATCCCCACGGTTCGGACGGATACAGCCCGAGTGACGAAAGGCCGGGCCGAAGTGCATGGGATGCTCAGAAATCTTCGGCCAATACGAACGATTTGAGAGGGAAAATTCTTCGCATTAAACCACAGGCAGATGGCAGCTATACCATTCCCGAGGGCAACCTTTTCCCCAAAGGCACACCGAAGACGCGTCCAGAAATTTACACCATGGGGCACAGGAATCCGTTTCGAATTGCCGTTGACCAGCACACTGGATATTTGTATTGGGGAGAGGTTGGTCCGGATGCCTCAAAACCCGATTCTACCCGCGGGCCCGCTGGACACGACGAAGTAGGGCAAGCCCGCAAGGCTGGAAATTTTGGCTGGCCACATTTTGTGGGCGACAACAAAGCCTATAACAAATACGATTTTGCCAATGAGGTTTCGCATGAAAAATGGGACGTGGCCGCACCGACCAACAATTCGCCAAACAATACCGGTTTGAACGTGCTACCTCCGGCTCAAGAGGCTTTTATCTGGTATCCGTACAGCGAGTCTAAAGAGTTTCCTTTGGTGGGCAGCGGCGGTCGAAACGCCATGGCGGGTCCTGTTTTTTATTCGGCAGATTTTAAAGGGGCCGAAAGGCCTTTCCCGAATTATTACAACGGAAAGTTTTTCGAGTACGATTGGATGAGAGGCTGGATAATGGCGGTGAGTATGAATGAGCAAGGCGATTTCAAATCGATGGAACGCTTTATGCCGAGTTATAAATTCAGCAATCCGATGGATATGGAATTTGCTGAAAATGGCGATTTGTATATGCTCGAATACGGCTCCGGTTGGTTTACCGCAAACGACGATGCCCGTTTGATTCGCATAGAATTCAATGCAGGAAATAGAAAGCCGCAAATTCAATTGTCGGCCAGTGAAATGGGCGGCCAGGCTCCATTTAGGCTTACGCTTTCGTCCGAGGGCACTACGGATCCAGATGGCGATCCTTTGAAATACACCTGGACGGTGAGCTCTTCCAATGGGTACAAGAAAACCTTCAATACGGCCACAACCGAACTTACTTTGGATAAAGTGGGCACGTATAAAGCTTTGCTTAGCGTAGATGACGGAAACGGGGGCAGCAATGCCCAAGCCTTGGAATTGATTGTGGGCAATGCCCCTCCGAAATTGACTGTCGAAATGCCAGAAGGCAATAAATCCTTCTTTGCGGCCAATAAAAATTTCCAGTATAAAATCAATGTCAGCGATCCCGAAGATGGCCAATTGGGTGCCGGCATCAATCCTGAAGAGGTGGCGGTTTCGATTGATTATTTGCCTGAAGGTTACGATAAGGTGCAAATTGCCCAAGGGCATCGCTCGGCGGATGCCAATGCGGCTTTCGCGAAAGGACGCAGTTTGATTGCCGACAGTGATTGTATGGCTTGCCACAGCAAGGAGAAAAAGTCGATCGGCCCAAGCTATCGCGATGTTTCTGAAAAATATAAGAAAGACGACACCGCTTTGGAGCGATTGACGAAAAAAGTGATTTCTGGTGGAAGTGGCGTTTGGGGCGAAACGGCTATGGCGGGTCATCCGCAATTGTCTACGGAAGAGGCCGCTGAAATGGTGAAATACATTTTGAATGTGTCCAAAGAAGTACCGCAAGGAAAAACCTTGCCGACAGAGGGCGTATACATGGCCAAAATCAAAGCAGATGACAAAGGGCAAGGTGTGTACATTGTGCGGGCGGCCTATACCGATCACGGAGCGAAAGGCGTGCCCAGTTTGCGTTCAGAGCAGGCTTGTGTGTTGAGGAATACCAAACTCGATGTGCATGCTTTCGATGCCTACGATGAAATAAACAAGCTTTCTTTCGGGGGTAACAATTTAGCCATTCCATCCAAAACGGGTTCATTTATGCTGCTCAAGCAAGTGGATTTGAATGCAGTTCAGGCCATTCAAGTGGCTGCTACTGCTCCGAAACCACAATTGAATGCCATTGGCGGGAAAGTCGAAGTGCGTTTGGGTAGCCCCAAAGGCACATTAATAGGCACTTCTGAAATGCTTTCGCCTTCGGATAAAATGGACTTTACGCCAAGTATATTGCAGATTCCCTTGCGGGTGCCACAAAGTGTGAAACCTGAATTGCAAGATGTGTATTTGGTCTTCTCAAATCCAGATGGCGGCACGGGATCGTTGATGGTAGTGATGGGGGTGGAGTTTGTCTTGGCTTCAAATGGAAGTGCGGATGCAGCCCAAGTACAAGAAGGCAAGGCCACCGATTATTTTGTCGGACAATGGCAAACGACCTTTTTGGATACACCGAACGGCGATGCAGAATTGCTCTTGGATTTGCAACGTGAAGGCGAGAGTTTGGTAGGTACCATTACACCACAAAATGCCGATGGAAAGGCCGAAGGTGTACAATTGGATAAAGTGGAGGAGAACGGGCAGAGCATCACCATTTATTTCAAAATGATGGGTTATGATTTGAATGCCACTTTGGAAAAGGTGGATGAAGCCAACATGTCGGGTAAACTGATGAATATGTTTGAAGTGGTGGCGAAAAGAGCCAGCAATGATCCTTTCGTGGGGAAATGGGACACACAGTTTTTGGATACACCCAATGGTGACGCAGAATTGTTGATGGAATTGGTGAGAGAAAACGGCGATTTGAAGGGAACCATGACACCAAAGACTGGTGGCACCGAAGCTATTATTTTGGATAAAATCGAGGAGGGTACAGGGCATCTCACCCTATATTTCGAAGCTCAAGGGTATAATTTAGAAGTGCAGCTAGATCAGGTGGATGAAGACCACCTTCAAGGTACTTTGATGGGCCAATTTGAGGTAAAGGCTAGTCGGGCAGAGTAA
- a CDS encoding NUDIX hydrolase — translation MNEKEMDRSAFLEEGFIKQLSIDCVVFGYQKKELKVLSSKLLFSENVWALPGGFIKQTESIDQAAYRILQERTGIDNIYLEQFKVFGASDRVNHQLANALSSEEFGGFENLNLRAEALQWLSQRFVSIGYYALVDMRNVKPRKTDFDESVDWYTIDALPKMIIDHNEMVKEGLEALRQHLDERLIGFNNLLPETFTMRELQELYETVYDRPFARNNFQKKILELGVLERLEKKFTGAQNRAPYLYRFKQH, via the coding sequence ATGAACGAAAAAGAAATGGACAGGTCGGCTTTTCTCGAAGAAGGTTTCATCAAGCAGCTTTCAATTGATTGCGTGGTGTTTGGATACCAAAAAAAAGAGCTGAAAGTCTTGTCTTCGAAATTGCTGTTTTCGGAAAATGTGTGGGCACTGCCTGGGGGTTTTATCAAACAAACCGAAAGCATCGACCAAGCGGCATACCGTATTTTGCAAGAACGAACCGGCATAGACAACATCTACCTTGAACAGTTCAAGGTTTTTGGGGCATCGGATCGTGTCAATCATCAATTGGCGAATGCCTTGTCGTCAGAAGAATTCGGTGGTTTCGAAAATTTGAATCTGCGAGCCGAAGCTTTGCAATGGCTTTCCCAACGTTTTGTGTCAATCGGATACTATGCTTTGGTGGATATGCGGAATGTCAAACCCCGTAAAACGGATTTCGACGAATCAGTCGATTGGTACACCATCGATGCACTCCCAAAAATGATTATCGACCACAATGAAATGGTAAAGGAAGGCTTGGAAGCCTTACGCCAACACCTCGACGAAAGGCTAATCGGTTTCAACAACCTCTTGCCGGAAACCTTTACGATGCGTGAACTTCAAGAATTGTACGAAACCGTGTACGATCGGCCTTTTGCCCGAAATAATTTCCAAAAGAAAATACTCGAACTCGGCGTATTGGAGCGGCTGGAAAAGAAATTTACCGGAGCCCAAAATCGGGCCCCATACCTGTATCGGTTCAAGCAACACTAA